In Humulus lupulus chromosome 6, drHumLupu1.1, whole genome shotgun sequence, a single genomic region encodes these proteins:
- the LOC133785191 gene encoding uncharacterized protein LOC133785191, protein MWATGQSFCLTVVYGLNQLEFRKILWSELAVISHPVKPWLVIVDFNSAFDVVDRIGGKVISPKELEDARKWLDLGIVEEMKLLGSYYTRSNNQDGNNRIFSKLDRVFINEDWLDTFPNVNAIANWEVVSDHCAIILKHISVHKNGLRPFRFFNMWTSHPQFKTTILASWNNPLPLEGCGLQQVSRKLQRLVFVLKRFNWRIVGDIVKQYEESKLLYQQAKSNLFTDPKSQNLSEIERAAHLEFKKQEAAYASYLYQKSKVDWLRFGDENSALFYADMKKRKALNRIVSFVDETGRVEVDYPKVISHFTQHFQSFLGGASAATGLIESSVVLSSPILRIEDQSFLIKPFTYQEVKTAMFSIRAVKSPGPDGFGVGFYKSLWSVIGKEVSTAMIEFFDIGYIPKSLNSTILALIPKVSQPSNASEYRPIACCNTLYKCISKMLCNKLIPILPKLINQNQGAFVKNKTIAHNVLILQDLLKGIAGKECRLGA, encoded by the coding sequence ATGTGGGCAACAGGCCAATCATTTTGCTTAACTGTGGTTTATGGATTAAATCAGTTAGAGTTTAGGAAAATTCTTTGGTCTGAGCTGGCTGTAATCTCTCACCCTGTCAAACCGTGGTTAGTTATTGTAGATTTCAATTCTGCCTTTGATGTAGTAGACCGTATAGGGGGTAAGGTCATTTCTCCTAAAGAATTAGAGGATGCTCGGAAATGGCTTGATCTTGGGATTGTGGAAGAAATGAAACTGCTGGGTTCTTATTACACTCGGTCGAATAATCAAGATGGGAATAATCGCATTTTTTCCAAATTAGACAGAGTGTTCATTAATGAGGATTGGCTTGATACTTTCCCAAATGTCAATGCCATAGCTAATTGGGAGGTTGTTTCTGATCATTGTGCCATCATTTTGAAGCATATTTCTGTTCACAAGAATGGTTTGCGCCCTTTCCGTTTCTTCAACATGTGGACTAGTCATCCGCAATTCAAGACTACTATTTTGGCTAGCTGGAATAATCCTTTACCGTTAGAGGGTTGTGGTTTGCAACAGGTCTCGAGGAAATTACAACGACTCGTGTTTGTTTTGAAGAGGTTCAATTGGAGGATTGTTGGTGACATAGTTAAGCAGTATGAGGAAAGTAAGCTGTTGTACCAGCAAGCTAAAAGCAACTTGTTCACTGATCCGAAAAGTCAAAACCTGAGTGAAATTGAGAGAGCTGCTCACCTGGAGTTCAAAAAGCAAGAGGCTGCTTATGCGAGTTATTTGTATCAAAAAAGTAAGGTTGATTGGCTCAGATTTGGTGATGAGAACTCAGCCTTATTCTATGCCGATATGAAGAAAAGGAAAGCTCTTAACAGAATTGTATCCTTTGTAGATGAAACTGGTAGAGTTGAAGTGGATTATCCAAAGGTTATAAGTCATTTTACTCAGCACTTTCAATCTTTCTTAGGTGGAGCTAGTGCAGCAACTGGGTTAATTGAGTCCTCAGTAGTGCTCTCGAGTCCTATTCTTCGCATTGAAGACCAATCTTTCCTGATCAAACCTTTCACTTACCAAGAAGTCAAAACAGCTATGTTTAGCATTAGGGCAGTAAAGAGCCCGGGTCCGGACGGGTTTGGGGTTGGTTTCTACAAGAGTCTATGGTCTGTCATAGGGAAAGAAGTGTCTACAGCAATGATTGAATTTTTTGATATAGGATACATTCCGAAGAGTTTGAATAGTACCATTTTAGCTCTTATTCCTAAAGTCAGTCAACCCTCAAATGCCTCAGAATATCGCCCAATAGCCTGCTGCAATACTCTATACAAATGTATATCTAAAATGCTTTGTAACAAGTTGATTCCTATCCTTCCCAAGTTGATAAATCAGAACCAAGGAGCTTTTGTTAAGAATAAAACTATTGCTCATAATGTTCTTATTCTTCAAGACCTTCTTAAAGGTATAGCAGGAAAAGAGTGTCGCCTCGGTGCTTAA